The following is a genomic window from Amphiura filiformis chromosome 4, Afil_fr2py, whole genome shotgun sequence.
tttggaaagttttttttcaaGACTTGGGAGGTTTTCTCTTACGTTCTCTGAACTACTCATATGAATCACGGGAATTATCAGTTACGCAGAGATTAGGGATTATTACCCTCCTTCCTaaaggaaacaaaccaaaacaattcctAAAGAATTGGCGCCCTATTACTTTGTTAAATATAACCTATAAACTAGCTTCATCGTGTATTGCTGAAAGAATGAAACAGATTTTACCAAGCCTAATAAATGATGATCAAAAAGGTTTTATGAAAGGAAGGTATATTGGAGAAAATATAAGATTactttatgatttaattttatacacaaaattacatgacCAACCAGGTATGCTAttgcttatagattttgaaaaagcgtttgattccgtttctcataaattcatttttaaaacattagattttctaaatatcggtccatcttttacaaaatggatcaaacttttttataataaaagtcaATCCTCAGTTTTGGTAAATGGAAATTCCTCAAAACAATTCGATTTAGGTAGAGGTTGCAGACAGGGGACCCTTTGTCCCTTATATCTTtctaatttgtgctgaaatgttggGCTGTCTCATACGAAAAAATACTGATATATGTGGTATTACAGttgaaaatattaattgtaaaatCACCCAATACGCTGATGACTCGACTGTGATCTTAAATGGAAGTAATGAAAGTTTACTACAAGCGTTAAAAACACTGGATTTGTTTGAGCGTTTGTCAGGGTTGAAAATAAACGAGGATAAAACAAATGTTGTGTATATTGGGTCACTTAGAGGTAGAAAACCAAACCCTGGCATTACAAATAAAAATCTAAAGTGGGTTGAAGACGGACAATTCTCTGCATTGGGAGTACAATTTTCAAACAATTTGGTTGAAATGGTTAATTTGAACTATGATAAGGTTATGGAGTCGGTGACAAAGGTAATGCATCATTGGTCTAAAAGAAACTTGACAGTTTTTGGAAGAATAACTATAGTCAAATCCCTACTGATACCAAAGTTTAACCACCTTGTTCTTTCAATTCCTAACCCGTCAAAAGACTTTATAAAAGATTTACAAAAgaaaatctataattttatttggaaaggtacaagagataaaataagtagagatcaattgtcaaatgattattctgaaggtggattaagattggttaaagtagatttattctttgaagcactgaaatgtacatggattagacgaattgtaaatggatgtattgatgctaaaggattgatgtttttttttatttcaactggtatacAGATTAATGATCTTGAAAAGGGCATAAATTATACACTAAAAGTAGCACAAaattcccaaaatgttttttggaaagaaGTTCTTTTATCTTGGTCTAAGGTAAAGAAAAAACACAATCCTAATACAATTGATGATGTATTAAGATCATGTTTATGGGAAAACGAATGGTTTAAGATTGgtggtaaagaaataaattataaaaaatggcggacagcaggtattgattttgtctctgaccttgtccatgttaaccaaaaccgtttctctttcttcatgaaattgaaacaaattatggATTACGGCTAAATTTTTTGGAATACAACAGTGTAATTTATGCAATTAAGAGTAATTTCAAGCATCTATTTCAGGAAAACGCTACATTTATTGCAATTCCTAAGCcgtttatcccatttcatttcagttttattttaaaagataaaaaggTTGCAGATCAATCTGTAAACAACTTATGTCCTCAAAGATACCAAGAGCAAAACGAAAATGGGAAGTAAAATTAAATAGtagcttttcagatgatgaatggAAGGTATATTCTTTGTtgccatttaaatgtacaatggatacaaaattacggtggtttcagtacagaattttaaatggaattcttaccacaaatacatttatgtttataattggcaaaagaaatgataatatatgtactttttgcaacaaggaacccgaaacgataattcatcttttatcagattgtaaaaaggttaaacccatttggtctcagctcgaaacctggtgtttacaaaaactcgGTATACCTATCACATTCAACCGAAATCATATTCTTTTCGGGACAGATTTAGGAAAACTAAATAGTGCTACCAATTTAATTCTCATTCTAACTAAGTTTtatatatacagaaaaagatgccaaaattaggccctttcttttatccctcttcagaaggaaatagaatattatcataaattggaaagattcattcttttaaaagattcaaaataccgagtttatcaaaataaatggcaggtttggaaggacttttcaactaaacattttcttcttattgtaaaagctagacaaatcaaatgctatataaatatgtatgtgaGAGAGTGTGTGTGCTGGTACTGTTTATGTATTgttttctatttaaaaaatacCTGGTGTATAGAAATCAaaatttctgtatttatctgagtaaactatgattgtaaaatgtacactggaaaaaaagaaataaaaaaaaaaaaaaaaaaaaaaaaaaaaaaaaaaaaaaaaaattataatatggTTTGCAATGTTGAATATGAAAATAAGGTTAGCTTTGGTTACGGTTAGGACTAAGTTACaactagggttaggattagattcGACATACATAGCTAACCTTATTTCGGACATAGAAAACCTTCAACATAGCAGCCTGTAACCCACAGATATGTCAAGAACAGTAGGGCAAGGTAAAAGACTAGGTACAAGGAAGTCAATTATACTAAACTCAGAAagtcaattgaatgaacacttgCATTACTGTATGCCCTTAGCAAATGTTACTGTTGCTTTAAATATATGTCCATCTTTTTCAGGTAAAAATAAACTGGGTGTCCTCATTTCACGAGTGCACACACCCCCACCACACAAGCGCAGTCTCAAAAACTTCAGATATAGTTCacaatattattgtaaaagtTAACTGTTTACCGTACTTACTGTCATATGGctatcttttcttttttctttcaccCATGCTAATTTGCTctgcaaaaaatgaaaataaaacagaaattTTAGGTGTTTAATTGCATTGGCTATATCCCATATCCACAACTGGCATCTCGGAGATTAATTTTTGCCAGGTGTATGAGGTAACCACTATGATTTAATTATATTACACTTATTGACTTTGTAATTAAGCAATCTATTTTATGAATGCAACTAGTATCCACAAAACACTCCTACCAATAAATAAGCTCTACATTTTAATGTTGAAACACTGGAGTCTCATTTAGAAAAAAAACTCATTAGAGTTGAAAGTGAGAAAGGGCTACTGCACCTATTCACTAAAAATCTTACCTTAACATCTTCATTATTAGGATCAATATGCTGTGCAAAATCCAAGTTATCTTTTGCATATTCATGACCTGCAAAGACAATCAAATCAATCACAGTGATCAATCACAGATACAACATGGTTTGAAGGGATATAGGGGAAGCCATACCGCGGATTAATGACATGTTGCCTATGGGGAttgacgctaagtcaggtaccgtgtGAGTAAACTCAAACATAGCGCAAATATCACGAGCATGCATAAAAGAAACTTTGCGCGTAAGATGAGCGATGCCGCCATgtctgaacgctgtaccagcATCAGCTGAATTTGAGTACGCTTAAAGTGCACAGGCATgtaaaattccaatctgtgtgtttattaatctatgggGGAAACTATAAGTACAGGTCTACCACGAGAACCCGAAGGGTGAGGGGTGTAGACCTGAAGCCAGTACCGAGGGAAAAATAGTGACCCTTATTCCCTGAAaataccatgtagtatttgttttattacacctcatacatatttaTGAGAGAATGACACTAATTCATAACATTAATAAGAAAATAGGCGCTAGGCCCCCGGCTAGGTCAATTTGCGGTCTTCGAGAGTCGAGAGCTCCTCTAAGCTCTGCACACGTGATTCCCTTCTCCTCGCAATACGTAATAAAACTGATCCCAAATTTGGGATGCTAGTCTCCTGATggaggtcaaagttgtgaccgaaattTGAGGTACATcctaattttgtgttgagatcctTCAGGTTTAAATAATTAAATCATTAATTATAAacacatttattttaaatagttgGACTTTACTGGcaacaaaaattggaaaaagttgGAAAAGTACACATTTTTGGTCAAATGGAATGGTTTTTGAGAATTTTTGCTGTTTTAGTTGTTTTTACAAAggacaaaattttatgaccaacAGACCCAATTTTCATACACACTAGGTCCTGActggttgattgattggtttaaGATTAATTGATTAACTGGCTGAaatattgattgactgattgattgattgattaattgcttgattgattgcttgattggaTTGAGTAATTGACTTACCAGGCCATATGATTGTGTCTCCAGGTAGATCTGCTATTTTATTTATACTACTTAACATGATAGGTGCAGTACCTTCAAACATTCTCCCTGTGATATAGAATGAAACATAACGATATCTTTACAATGTTATGCTAAGGCTTTAAGCTTAAGATTGTGATTAACATGGCCATTATACTTTGTTTAGCTTATAATTagtaattttttgtttgttttttgttactgcgcacattAACAAAGTCCTAACTTAACttacgcttgcgtaaattcacatgaGCGCACATTAGTCACGCCCAGTGCTGCACCTAttgattctatatcaatccacgatgagTCTtcgctaattataagccaaatcAAGGTAAGGGTAATATATATCTCTTGTTTATCTCGCAGCACTTTATGTTTTAGAAATAcatgaaaattttggccaaaaagggCGAAACAGTTCCCGAGATCCCATTTTATGTCCTCAAAATCCAGGCTTGAAATAACCTGCAGGGTACTTGCTATATTGATGCCAAGCTGTCAGCAGTAGTTATAGTTAcatgctgttaatgcctagacaAGATTTGACATGAAAGAGAAGATTTTTCTTACCACATCCTCCAACAAATAGTAAGTCTCCTGTAAATACACATTTAGGTGAGCCCTCTAGGACAAAGGCTGTATGACCTGCAAATACACATAACAAGACAACCTTTTGAATGACTATAAATATCATCTTGTAATTCAAAAGTAGATTTGTATTCTAAGAAAAATCAAACCACACAAGGATAGACATCGGAGCTCAAAGTATGGATTTGCTCTCTCATTGCCTTGCCTGGCAAACACACatcttttgaataaaaaaaaacttgCATCTATTAAATATATTGCTAATAGTGATCGATAGGCaaacgtgatgcatgctgggaataaaAAGGACTCAAAAGCTATCAAATTCATCACCTGTGACTGTGAATTTGAACCATATtcgttcccagcatgcatcacttttgcctacCGATTGCTATCAACAATATACCGTATGCCATGCTTCTTACAATACAACATTATGAACATTATGTGATATAAAAGTGACACCAGATTGAGTGAGAGTTACTAGAATAATGAGATAAGACACTCTGTAGCAAATGCCCATAGAAAGCATGCCACTAGATTTGGGCTATCACTGTCACATTTTTGAACTGTCAACCAGGCCAAACCTCCTCAATCACACCATTTTATAGATTTTCTAATTTAGCAAATCACTATTAGTGCCTTTAACAGacaaaagtttgaaattaaatgatGAATAAGCATTAATACTTTTGTTAAAATTGTGTGCGTGTGTAGTGCTTAGCATGCATCATCTGCATGGCCCATTACATATGCGGATCGTAGACACACAAAAACTTAGGATCAAAGTTTGCGGGTACATGGCAAAGTAAtctagaggtacactatttgggcCTCCATTAAGTGATAAACAAACATGGTGGCATCGGAGCTCTCCAGTTGAACCTCTTTGGTTctccaaatattacaattttcTTGTTTATATCTTACCCACTGTGTGTCCAGGTGTGAACAGAGCTGTAAACTGTAAGTTACCAATTTTAAATTCATCCTTATCATTTACATGGCTGTaatgaagaaaacaagaaaagaaaagaaagaaaacatcaGGAATTCAATTTCATTTACATCAATTGATTGAATACGCCCTTTCTCCTGTACACAGGCTAACCTTTGTGAGgataataatttaaatgtagtgGGTGCATTCACACCATTGTCAAACATTTAAGGCTGGAACTGGTTAACATTTCAATGGCATATTTACAGTTTTGATGCCACCTGATatgcaaaaattgttttttaaaaaacaCAATAATTGCTAACATATATTGTTTACCAATAGAAATTTTGCCCCCATAAAAATCCTGGCTACTAGATGTGACTCTGGCATGTTGTGTGTGACAAGTTTACATATGACTTTTACCCTGGTTGTAggactacagggtgagtcaaaatgaagtaaactcatttTTGTGGCGCTTGTGTACGAAATCTAGAAGGAATCCGCTGTAAATAAAAACATCATTGAAAGTACAGATTCTGaacttttcaattaaaaaaagagaattgttgtatttgcttaCTGCAAACCTGAGTTATATCAGTTGAATTAAACCACCCATTTGTTGGAGTTGAAGGCCAAGAAATTACACAAAACAAATATCATATATTTCGCAATTTTCAATGTCATTATAGCTTACTGTGTTATTCCTGGTACACCGTCATTAGAATTTCCATACACACGCGCATCTTGATGTACTTTCTTCAATTCGGTATTACCGCCCGAGTGGTCCCTGTGTGGAATTAAAAcaattaaatgaaataaataacattaaaaattagaaaaatgtatGGTTGATAGACCCTCGAACAAAGCACCTCAAAAAGTACATCATTTAAGGTGTCAAAAACgtcaaaaatcagaaaaaagggtATGTTTAAATGGATCTTGAACATGAAACATCAAAAAATTGCAAAGTAACGACTCACTTCTTTAGGGTAGTAATGACGACCAAGATAAGTATTTGGGGTATTATGGAAGCCCTGGATAAATACTTGTTTAGGATCCAATTTGATATCCACCTCAGAATATAAGTACACCCTCAAAGAGAAAAAAaaggtgcagtgatttatagtgcgctacgcacaggcacaacgcctagatgttgatccacaagcctcagcacactttacaggttgtcactgaccactagggccccacatcattccataaaccatttaaagtgaaagccccacttttggttcaagttccttggggaattagtcaaggttaaaatgtatccatgtaaattctgttctgtctgtcatcaaagtaacaggtgtattgtcagttcttctgtggagaactggccagaCTGGGTTTCCTGTTTAACAACAACTCAGTGACTTGCACTCAGGGAACCATGCACTTGAATGCTACACCCTGCCTGGTGACTACATACAAAAACATTGTAAGGATTAAGGCAAATAAATGTGTGCAATGAGTAGAGTAAGTATAATATCGAGTCACATGAGTGCATTTCTATGTGGACTTGCCTGATGGGCAAATGAgaatttaaaaattttgcaagGCCTGCTGGTACTCTGTAAGTGATTACTTTAGATAACTTTAAAAGCCAGTAACTTACCAGTGTTTATGTGTTGTCAGTATGGCTGAAATAGTAACATTAGCTTCATCAACATACACCTAGGATGCAAAGCAGGAAAACAAAGTTGAATGAATGAAGTCTTATAGTCTAAAGTAAATTAATTTAAAAGATCTGGTCTGCAAGTACACCATACGCAACACCGAGCAAGATGTGGAGTATGTAGTGACTGAGCGCAGTTTCAGTGATTTAAGAGCAACCTTAATAAACTTTCAGTTAAACCTGTACAAAAAGTAATAAGTATATgactcaatatattattgaagagattcatcaggaatttAGAAAAAGAGATTTAAACATTTTCATAGTAAAATTCGAAGAAAAAGTCACTTGTGATGGACAGCACAAGAAACATCACATAGATAAGAGTCTATCTGGATCCACAGGAGATCAGAGCCGAATATGAAGGAGAGCCTAATGATGGCAACAAGGAGGGCATTCCATCTTAGACACATATATGACCAACTGATCTAGAGGGTGTTATCATTCGATGACATTATTCCATCCATCAAAGGATCAATTGGCATTCACCAGAAAGGCAACAGATAGGATTGCTGAAACTTGATGGGTTTTTCTTGGAATAATACTATGAAAACTTTTTAATCTGACTCAATATACCCCTATTTATCTTACCTGTACTGTGGCTGCATCAGACGGGTCTACCAAGATACCGGTATTAGAAGACTTCTCAATGATCAGATATGCATAGTTATCTGCCACCAATGGTATGGGTTGTATCTTGTAATCTAAAAGGAATTGCAAAACATGGTGGACGATATTGGTACTTTTATGAGGCAAAGAGCAATTTTTTTACGGATTGTTGAGATGATGCCTTCACAAATATAAGTTTCTTATTTATACTAGAACCTAACTTTGGAGACTGTTTGTAGGTGAAAAACTAACCATAAGGCAATCACCACAACAAATTGTATTACAAACTGATTTTGAGGGTGATTTCAGATACTAGTAAAGCTATGCAAACTAGGAAAAAAGGTAAAGGTCAACCTTTTTGGGATTTTGTGAATACAGGCTTCAAAACAAAAATAAGTCACCCTTACAggtaaatttttactttttacttcaaaaattttAGTTAGTTGATTGTATTTGCTAgttacacataaatgttttacaATCATAGGCCactttgttgtattttctatctGCCAACATCCAGAAAActagcccttaataattctataacccccctattttgggtgttaaaaaattataaacccctatttttggtctgaaaattctatgtccccccccccccccttccaaagacAATGCCAGCCCCATAATGGTACCTTGAAATTCTTGTGCTTCTACCACTGAGTGTCCATCCGGGTGTTTCTCCTTGGCTGCCTTGATATTCTTCTGATGATAGTAACTACCCAGGCTGGTTTTGGAATATACCATGTACCTGCAATTCACATTCAAAGATTTCTTGGTGAAATACTATTAAACTTTGTATGTCTAAGAGTTTCGGCACAGAAATttaaaattcaactaaccttatATTGTAAACATGTGACAGAGCATCTTCATTAGGTGAAGTGCAGAGAGCTGTGATGTTGTGCTGCATGGACTTGCCCTTGTGGTGACcttaggtcaaatttgggcaacatattatgtgatatgatcaagcaaaatcagtctgaagtagaGCTAAGTAGGCCCAGGTCACTTTTGGGATTCATACATTttcattttgagcatatttaaaGCTCCACATCAAAGAAAACCCCATGTCAATACGACCTTTGGTTAATtacaaagttacaacaatttaaataccagtacattaaaaagaaagaaacagagaaAAATTCAGAAAATCAAGTTTAAAGTTAGAATACTTTAATTGAGTCATTTTTAGCACACCTAAAATGTATGTATTTGTCAAAGCTTGTCAACAACGATGCTTTTGGTTTTAAGATATATATGGTTAAGAAATTTCCTGGTGGGCCACTCAtgtatataaaagttgtaagcatccggatgaattgactttcaaaaatgagtACCCTAAGCTAGCATGTCAAAATGTTGTCAAACTCAGAAGTCCCAGAACCCTAAACAagaattttactcaaataaaaatacTCTAAGctaggaattggtttgaaatttgccccaaAACAAGTAGAGACATTATAAAaataccctaagcgaggaattggcTTGAAATTTGCCCAGTACAAGGATATTGCGTGTGTCGGTATGAGTGTCATTCAGTGATGATGATCGGCTATTCCTGTCGCTTGAAAAATCTGGCTTGAAAATCGCtcggaaaccactcttttgtgctgaataatttgataaatatgtcaccactaatggccgttaattgggtaatttaaAAAAACTACCCTAAGTGAGGATCGTTcttaaaaaacaccccttcttcttcttcttccttagtaGTACCAACTTCAGAATCCTGAATAATATCGTACTGCGGATGGGTGCACGCGCTAGTAGCTCAATCAAAGAGTAGTCAGCAAAATCAGGTGCAATTCAATATGTACAGTGATGTGCGATAAAAATAATTGGATGCTGGCTACTTGGTGGAGTCCCTTAATGCCAACTTGAAGGCATCAAGAGATCtgaagcagtgttcgaaataagtgcttatcctcttgtcctcttgtccaaaaatcactggggacaaccatattgagatatgtacttatcctctggacaaccacttTATTTTACTtcttaaatatgacacattttggggataaccaaaatgttttgaggacaagcagaatttatactttagttatcctctggacaacctcCATAGtatccttatttcggacactgatcTGAAGTCTGCTGGATCCTTTTCTAGTTTATTCCAGTCTCGGCTTGAGCGTTGGAAGAAGGATGAGGCAAACTGTTGCGTGCTACAGTAAGGCAACCAGAACCTGGAGTTGTGACCTCTGGTGCGTGATTTCGCTTCTTggaggtagtctttccagtcgaTGTCTACCAAGTTGAACCTGATGCGATATAACATGGATAATCTGTACTGAAGTCGCCTGTTTTCAAGTGACGGCCACTGAAGGTCCTTGAGCAGGGATGTTACACTTGTGTGGCGATCGTAGCTGCCAGTGACATAGCGGGCGCTGCTGCGCTGGACCTGCTCTATCTTTTTGATATTACGCTGGGTGTGGGGTCCCAGGCTGCAGCAGCGTACTCCACAATCGGTCGAACGTATGTCATATAGGTGGCTTCTTTAATCCTCCTGCTGCAGTGGTGAAAATTGCGGCTCAAGAAGGCCCTGGTTGAATTGGCCTTCTTGCAGGTAACATCAGCGTGTTCGTTGAAAGAGAGCTTGGAGTCAATGGTCAGCCCCAGGTACTTTGAAGACGGCACGACCTCCAAGCTCTCACCACGGATGGAGTATGTGGCACAGGTTGGTTTGCGCTTGTTGGTGACCCTAACAACCTTACACTTAGAAGGGTGGAATTTCATAAGCCAGGTTGATTCCCACCTCTGCAGAGCATCCAGGTCTTCTTGGAGGAGAGTGGCATCTCTGGCAGATTTTATTTGCTTGTAGAGAGCACAGTCATCTGCGAAGAGGCGGGTTGTTGAGTTCTTGGCGCAGGCTGGGAGGTCATTAATATAGACCAGGAAGAGCAAAGGCCCTAGTACACTGCCTTGGGGCACGCCTGAGGTGACTTTGGTAGGACTGCTAGTTTTGCCGTCGACTACTACTTGTTGGGTGCATCCACTGAGGAAATCCTGGATCCAGAGTAAAGTGCTGCCACGAATCCCATAGTGGTTGG
Proteins encoded in this region:
- the LOC140151180 gene encoding probable hydrolase PNKD, with the translated sequence MLMTYALAVIGIGFVAGYLYLKKMFKAGSPLFAVGYMVYSKTSLGSYYHQKNIKAAKEKHPDGHSVVEAQEFQDYKIQPIPLVADNYAYLIIEKSSNTGILVDPSDAATVQVYVDEANVTISAILTTHKHWDHSGGNTELKKVHQDARVYGNSNDGVPGITHHVNDKDEFKIGNLQFTALFTPGHTVGHTAFVLEGSPKCVFTGDLLFVGGCGRMFEGTAPIMLSSINKIADLPGDTIIWPGHEYAKDNLDFAQHIDPNNEDVKSKLAWVKEKRKDSHMTIPSTVAEEKTYNPFLRTDSDAIMEAVGIKTKEGEDQMAARSRAFAELRACKDKYNYVL